The nucleotide window CCCGCCGCGCCCGCATCGGCAGGAAATCCCGGCTGATCGCGCGCCGTGCCAAGGATGACACGTGGACGCTGAACGACACGCCCATGCCGGACGTGACCGGCGCCAAGGACATCGACCTGGGCTTCACGCCCGCGACGCTCACACTGCCGATCCGCCGCCTGCACCTTGAGGTCGGCAAGGAAACCGACGTGTTCGTCGCAAGGCTGGATGTCGAAACCGGGCGACTGACGCCGCTCGATCTTGTCCTTCGACGTGTTGCAGGCGACACATACGAAATGGACATCGCCGAAACGGGCACGACCTCGCGATTTACCGTCAACGAGGAGGGTATCGTCCAATCGCAGCCGGGCCAGTGGACGGCACAGGCTTGACGCCCGCTAACCGGCCACCTGACCCGCCAGCATCCAGAGGCCCATACCCAGCATCACCAGGTTTTCGGTCAACGAGATGAACCCCAACGGCACGTTCGAGCCGCCGCCGACACAGGCGCAGGTCAATTCGCGCTTGTCGATGTAGACGGCCTTGAAGACGCTCCAGCCGCCGACCGTCCCGATGAATATCGCCACCGGCGCCACCAGCCAGACCAATGCGCTGCCCGTCCCGATCAGCGCCATCATCCCGACACCTGTGTAGAGTTCGGCAAACGGATAGGCATAGCCGTACGGCACATAGCGCTGCGCCAGCAGGTCATAGCCCAGAAACCCGTTCACGAAGCCTTCGAGGTCCTGAAGCTTCTGGATCGCCAGCGCGACCATCGAGCCTACAAAGAACCACTTGAGCCACGTCAGCACAGGGAAGCCTTGGTACAAGTTCAGCACGATCGCCAGTGCCATGAGTGCGGTGCTGGCAAAGATCGCGATGACGGGCGTATAGGTCGTTTCACCCTCTTTCAGCACGCGATAGCCGAAATGCTCTTTCAGATCGCTGTACCCGCCAATCCGCTTGCCGTCGATAAAGGTCTGCGGCGTGGTCTCGACCCCGTGCGCGTGCATGAAGGCGTCCGTTCCCTCGCGCGTGGTCAGGGGATTGTCGTCAATCCGGTATCCGCGCCGTTTCAGCATGGACAGGGATTTCAGCCCGAAGGGACACAGATGCCCCGGCATCACCATCCGGTACAGAGACGCGGTCTTTTCACTCCCCTCGCTTTTGGCGCGGGCCGTGTCGGGGCCGTCGATCATGTCCGTGGATGTCATCTTGAATGCCTTTTGGCTTGTGCGTTTCAGGGCAAAACGCCACGCCTTGCGCAGGCGCTTCGCAACTCACTGAGTCAACAGAAAGACAGCCGGTTGGTTCCGGCAATCATCGCCGGCCCCTCGGCCAAAAGACGCCTGAAAGCGCGTCAGCCGACCGCGTTCAGCGTGACAACCTCCGCCGCCCGGCCGACGGCCCCGCGCGCGGTGGCGGCAATATCTGCCGCCGTCAGGCCCGCATCGGCATACATGTCGTCGGGGCTTGCCTGGTCGATATAGCGGTCCGGCAGGTGCATGGTCCGTATCGCCAGCCCCCTGTCGAACGCGCCTTCCGCGGCCAGCGCCTGAAGCACCATGGCACCGAAGCCGCCCATGGCACCCTCTTCCACCGTGATCAGCGCCCGGTGATGCCGTGCCAGCTGGCGGATCAGGTCCATGTCCAGCGGCTTGGCAAAGCGCGCGTCGGCCAGCGTGACAGACACGCCATCGGCCTCCAACTCCGCAGCCGCCGTCCGGCATTCCGCCAGATGCGCCCCATAGGACAGGATCGCCACGTCGTCGCCGTCTTGCAGCACGCGGCCTTTGCCGATCTCCAGCACCTCGCCGCGCTCCGGCAAAGCGACCCCCGTCCCCGCCCCGCGCGGATAGCGAAAGGCTATGGGCCCTTCGTCATGCGCCGCCGCCGTGGCGACCATATGGATCAGCTCCGCCTCGTCGGCGGCGGCCATGCAGACCATGCCCGGCAAAGCGCCAATATACCCAACATCAAATGCACCTGCATGGGTCGGCCCATCCGCGCCAACCAGCCCCGCCCGGTCAATGGCAAACCGCACCGGCAGGCCTTGCAAGGCCACGTCATGCACCAGCTGGTCATAGCCCCGTTGCAGAAAAGTCGAATAGATCGCGCAGAACGGCCGCAGCCCGCTCGCCGCCATCCCGGCGGCAAAAGTCACGGCATGCTGTTCGGCGATACCTACGTCGAACACGCGGCTGGGAAACCGCTCGGCCATCACGTTCACGCCCGTGCCCGACGGCATCGCCGCCGTCACCGCCACGATGTTGGGGTCTCGCGCGGCCTCATCCGTCAGCGCCTTGCCGAAGACGGACGTGTAGGACGGCGGGCCGCCCGCCTTCTTGGCCTGCACGCCGGTCTCGGGGTCGAACTTCGACACGCCATGCCCGCAATCCGCGCTGGTCTCGGCGGGGGCATATCCCTTGCCCTTCACCGTGCAGACATGAATCAGCACCGGCCCCGTCGCCCGCGTCCGCGCCGC belongs to Roseovarius sp. THAF27 and includes:
- a CDS encoding MauE/DoxX family redox-associated membrane protein, with the translated sequence MIDGPDTARAKSEGSEKTASLYRMVMPGHLCPFGLKSLSMLKRRGYRIDDNPLTTREGTDAFMHAHGVETTPQTFIDGKRIGGYSDLKEHFGYRVLKEGETTYTPVIAIFASTALMALAIVLNLYQGFPVLTWLKWFFVGSMVALAIQKLQDLEGFVNGFLGYDLLAQRYVPYGYAYPFAELYTGVGMMALIGTGSALVWLVAPVAIFIGTVGGWSVFKAVYIDKRELTCACVGGGSNVPLGFISLTENLVMLGMGLWMLAGQVAG
- the dxs gene encoding 1-deoxy-D-xylulose-5-phosphate synthase — translated: MQQTRPHTPILDRVAGPQDLRQMPDEDLAALANELRAEVISAVSETGGHLGSSLGVVELAVAIHSVFNTPMDKLVWDVGHQCYPHKILTGRRDRIRTLRQKGGLSGFTKRKESEYDPFGAAHSSTSISAALGFTVGRDMGRPTGDAIAVIGDGSISAGMAYEAMNNAGAEGRRMFVILNDNEMSIAPPVGAMSSYLSGLYANEPLARVKSLAEGFEAALPAPMREGAKRARQLVTGVSQSGTLFEELGFEYVGPINGHDMGQLLPVLRAARTRATGPVLIHVCTVKGKGYAPAETSADCGHGVSKFDPETGVQAKKAGGPPSYTSVFGKALTDEAARDPNIVAVTAAMPSGTGVNVMAERFPSRVFDVGIAEQHAVTFAAGMAASGLRPFCAIYSTFLQRGYDQLVHDVALQGLPVRFAIDRAGLVGADGPTHAGAFDVGYIGALPGMVCMAAADEAELIHMVATAAAHDEGPIAFRYPRGAGTGVALPERGEVLEIGKGRVLQDGDDVAILSYGAHLAECRTAAAELEADGVSVTLADARFAKPLDMDLIRQLARHHRALITVEEGAMGGFGAMVLQALAAEGAFDRGLAIRTMHLPDRYIDQASPDDMYADAGLTAADIAATARGAVGRAAEVVTLNAVG
- a CDS encoding putative glycolipid-binding domain-containing protein, with amino-acid sequence MIAGAHAILWLREDGTGNDACRFADAEGGYLIDGSSTGSDGEVLRYRVRARKDGTTRRARIGRKSRLIARRAKDDTWTLNDTPMPDVTGAKDIDLGFTPATLTLPIRRLHLEVGKETDVFVARLDVETGRLTPLDLVLRRVAGDTYEMDIAETGTTSRFTVNEEGIVQSQPGQWTAQA